A genome region from Candidatus Aminicenantes bacterium includes the following:
- a CDS encoding N-6 DNA methylase, with protein MSKTFDQSKDEIAKLCQYFTTNRKAFFASGVKEAHIRQSLIDPFFEALGWDMRNASMAAPQYREVITEDSLDVEGQQKAPDYTFRVGTLPKFYVEAKKCGVNINIDMGPAYQLRRYGFSAKLALSILTDFEELGVYDCASRPRPIDKASHARIQYFGFSEYPDRWREIWDIFSREAVWSGSFDQYVASKRKRGTSEVDSEFLKDIEGWRDVLARNLAIRNNDLSTDDLNAAVQKIIDRIIFLRMAEDRGLESYGQLLKLCEQPDIYNRFMDKVCQKADQKYNSGLFHFEKEAGVSEAPDSLTPDLTVDDNVLKPILQNLYFEHGCPYHFGVLPVEILGTVYERFLGKVIRLTAGHQAKVEEKPEVRKAGGVYYTPAYIVNYIVQNTVGKQVEGKSPVDLAGGKTKSPFRVLDMACGSGSFLLGAYQFLLDHCLKWYLANPSKKYDSAVYQNSKGETHLTIGERKRILTTHIYGVDIDRQAVETTKLSLLLKALEGENDTTLSKQMTLFHERALPNLSDNIKCGNSLIASDFSMLPEDLVRVNAFDWPAQFPDAMKSGGFDAIIGNPPYIPIEAMEEKERLYYQRSYSQVERKFDTSIVFILRALRLVKRSGFVGYISSITWETGENYSFLRKHMFTEHGVCEVLNLPFDTFKDAYVDTGVYILHGQPTKSYRIYRYPKKTKITSLVDVKFINVDTSLITAPDYRLVLNPSAQTILIRASQSPGFKCLGEITKSTQGLAANRFERNDLAQSDEWYPFGEDVQAYRYELVVKVRSFAFMHNFQSLKQFYAAEPKILIRRIINRQDRLDACLCDKQMVFKKDINPFVLTIAKPNTKFVLGVINSRLLSYLYVNTSAIATKDDFRQTTLAELRHLPIPITYVNAPTDKQRHDKLVGLVEKMLALTPKLRGATAESEKAALQNAVTTTDAEIDRLVYQLYGLTKEEIKIVEGKC; from the coding sequence ATGAGTAAAACATTCGACCAAAGCAAAGATGAAATAGCCAAACTCTGTCAGTACTTTACCACCAACCGGAAAGCCTTCTTCGCTTCAGGAGTCAAGGAAGCCCATATACGCCAATCGCTCATCGATCCTTTTTTCGAGGCCCTGGGCTGGGACATGCGCAACGCTTCCATGGCCGCGCCGCAATATCGCGAAGTCATCACCGAAGACAGCTTGGATGTGGAAGGCCAACAGAAAGCTCCCGACTACACCTTCCGCGTCGGTACTCTACCGAAGTTCTACGTCGAAGCCAAGAAGTGCGGCGTCAATATCAACATCGACATGGGACCTGCCTATCAACTGCGCCGCTACGGCTTCAGCGCCAAGCTCGCCCTGTCCATCCTTACCGACTTCGAGGAATTGGGCGTGTACGATTGCGCTTCGCGCCCGCGGCCCATTGACAAGGCCAGTCATGCCCGCATCCAGTATTTCGGGTTCAGCGAGTATCCCGACCGTTGGCGCGAAATCTGGGACATCTTCTCGCGCGAGGCCGTCTGGTCCGGATCGTTCGACCAGTATGTCGCCTCCAAACGCAAGCGCGGCACTTCCGAGGTGGACAGCGAATTTCTTAAAGACATTGAAGGCTGGCGCGATGTGCTGGCGCGAAACCTCGCCATTCGCAACAACGATTTGTCGACCGACGATCTCAATGCCGCTGTTCAAAAGATCATTGACCGGATCATCTTCCTGCGCATGGCCGAGGATCGCGGCCTGGAGTCTTACGGACAGCTGCTCAAGCTCTGCGAGCAGCCGGACATCTACAATCGTTTTATGGACAAAGTGTGCCAGAAGGCCGATCAGAAATACAACTCCGGCCTGTTCCATTTCGAGAAAGAAGCGGGCGTCTCCGAAGCGCCGGACTCGCTCACCCCCGATCTGACCGTGGACGACAATGTACTCAAGCCCATCCTGCAAAACCTCTACTTCGAGCACGGCTGCCCATACCACTTCGGCGTCCTGCCCGTGGAAATCCTGGGCACGGTGTACGAGCGCTTCCTGGGCAAAGTCATCCGCCTGACAGCCGGCCATCAAGCCAAGGTCGAGGAAAAACCCGAAGTGCGCAAGGCCGGCGGCGTCTACTACACCCCCGCTTACATTGTCAATTACATCGTCCAGAACACGGTCGGTAAGCAGGTCGAAGGCAAAAGCCCCGTCGATCTTGCCGGCGGTAAAACCAAGTCGCCTTTCCGCGTCCTTGACATGGCCTGCGGCAGCGGCTCTTTTCTCCTCGGCGCCTATCAGTTCCTGCTCGACCATTGTTTGAAATGGTATCTGGCCAACCCTTCTAAAAAATATGACAGCGCCGTTTATCAAAATTCCAAAGGTGAAACCCATCTCACCATCGGCGAACGCAAACGTATCCTCACTACCCACATCTACGGTGTCGATATCGACCGCCAAGCCGTCGAAACCACCAAGCTCTCTTTGCTGCTAAAAGCCCTCGAAGGCGAAAACGACACAACCCTCTCCAAACAGATGACCCTCTTCCATGAACGCGCCTTGCCCAATCTTTCTGATAACATCAAGTGCGGCAACTCCCTTATCGCCTCCGACTTCTCCATGCTTCCCGAAGACCTGGTCCGGGTCAACGCCTTCGACTGGCCCGCCCAATTCCCCGATGCCATGAAATCCGGCGGCTTCGATGCCATCATCGGCAATCCACCGTATATCCCAATCGAAGCGATGGAGGAAAAAGAGCGATTATATTACCAGCGCTCCTACTCACAGGTCGAAAGGAAGTTTGACACATCGATTGTTTTTATTCTACGTGCGTTGCGCCTTGTGAAGCGCTCCGGTTTCGTTGGCTATATCTCTTCAATCACATGGGAAACTGGAGAGAATTACTCTTTCCTTCGGAAACACATGTTTACCGAACATGGCGTCTGTGAGGTCCTGAACTTGCCATTTGATACTTTTAAAGACGCATACGTTGACACAGGTGTCTACATCCTTCATGGCCAGCCTACAAAGTCATATCGGATATACCGCTATCCAAAGAAGACAAAGATTACTTCGCTTGTAGACGTTAAATTCATCAATGTTGATACCAGTTTAATCACAGCACCCGATTACCGTCTAGTCCTCAATCCAAGTGCCCAGACAATACTCATTCGGGCATCACAAAGCCCCGGATTCAAATGTCTGGGCGAAATTACCAAGTCAACTCAAGGCTTGGCTGCAAATCGATTTGAGCGCAATGATTTAGCGCAATCCGATGAATGGTATCCCTTCGGCGAAGATGTACAAGCCTATCGCTATGAATTAGTCGTCAAGGTTAGATCGTTTGCATTCATGCACAATTTTCAGTCACTGAAGCAGTTCTACGCAGCTGAACCAAAAATTCTTATCAGGCGTATTATCAATCGTCAGGATCGGCTTGATGCCTGTTTATGCGATAAACAAATGGTTTTTAAAAAAGACATCAATCCATTTGTGCTAACCATTGCCAAACCAAATACTAAGTTTGTTCTAGGTGTCATCAATAGTCGTCTGCTTTCATATCTTTATGTGAACACATCAGCAATTGCTACGAAAGATGATTTCCGCCAGACGACACTCGCAGAATTACGCCATCTACCTATTCCAATTACTTATGTCAATGCCCCTACGGACAAACAGCGACATGACAAATTAGTGGGGCTGGTGGAAAAGATGCTGGCGCTGACGCCGAAATTGCGAGGGGCCACAGCAGAATCCGAAAAAGCCGCATTGCAGAACGCCGTCACGACGACCGACGCGGAGATCGACCGGCTGGTCTACCAACTGTACGGCTTGACAAAAGAGGAAATCAAAATCGTGGAAGGCAAATGCTGA
- a CDS encoding OmpA family protein, with the protein MKKTIFFITFTLFILALAVNAQEAKKIYNLQKTYIYLEEALLISDSDLNCSYFIKDSMPQDIRIEAAYKPVDLRNDFSDQDSLIVSQGAKDGLKVGDQLMIISQGKSIRGLGRYFLKKSLAEVTNVEEHTAVIQLKTGCHPVNIGDFAVPFKPEPTVFAKKIDYLLARIPANTVKGKIMYTDLSMGIPASISSTSQYVTVDLGQGVVAKGTFLLICRNLKDDLPPLIVGLAIVIQAENTNSTVKILDVNMDVRVNDSVLILPAGEEKTAAATEKKESIPVVDALQIEGQEKENANAQPAETQPAEAAGDTLKVDIFFDFASKQPKGDHSADFTAIKDFIAAKSEYLVTLRGYTCSIGNEEYNLRLAKERVETVKSILVSHYGVDAAHVESFLYGEKEPLIDKSSEAERQKNPQVKIEVSGK; encoded by the coding sequence ATGAAAAAAACTATTTTTTTTATCACTTTCACTTTATTCATCCTGGCGCTGGCGGTGAACGCGCAAGAAGCCAAGAAAATCTATAATCTGCAGAAAACCTATATATACTTGGAAGAAGCCTTGCTGATTTCGGATAGCGATCTGAACTGTTCCTATTTCATCAAGGACAGCATGCCGCAGGATATCCGCATCGAGGCGGCGTACAAGCCGGTCGACCTGCGTAATGATTTTTCTGACCAGGACAGCCTCATCGTCAGCCAGGGGGCAAAGGACGGGCTGAAGGTCGGGGACCAGCTCATGATCATAAGCCAGGGGAAGTCGATCAGGGGCCTTGGCCGGTATTTCCTTAAAAAGTCGCTGGCCGAAGTCACCAACGTCGAAGAACACACGGCGGTCATCCAATTGAAAACGGGCTGCCACCCGGTGAACATCGGCGACTTCGCCGTCCCCTTCAAGCCCGAGCCGACGGTTTTTGCAAAAAAAATCGACTATTTGCTCGCCCGCATACCGGCCAACACCGTCAAGGGCAAAATCATGTACACCGATCTGTCGATGGGCATACCGGCTTCCATCTCCTCCACGTCCCAGTATGTCACCGTCGACCTGGGGCAGGGGGTGGTCGCCAAGGGGACCTTCCTGCTGATCTGCCGGAATTTGAAGGATGACCTGCCGCCGCTGATCGTCGGCTTGGCTATCGTCATCCAAGCCGAAAACACCAATTCCACAGTGAAAATACTCGATGTCAACATGGATGTCAGGGTGAACGATTCGGTCTTGATCCTCCCGGCCGGCGAAGAGAAAACCGCGGCCGCGACCGAGAAAAAGGAGAGCATCCCTGTCGTCGACGCCCTGCAGATCGAGGGCCAGGAGAAGGAAAATGCAAATGCCCAGCCGGCCGAAACCCAGCCGGCAGAAGCGGCCGGAGACACGCTGAAGGTGGACATTTTCTTCGATTTTGCCAGCAAGCAGCCCAAGGGCGACCACAGCGCTGATTTTACCGCCATCAAGGATTTCATTGCCGCCAAGTCGGAATACCTTGTCACCTTGCGCGGCTACACCTGCAGCATCGGCAATGAGGAATACAACCTTCGCCTGGCCAAGGAGCGGGTGGAAACGGTCAAGAGCATCCTGGTCTCTCATTACGGCGTGGATGCCGCCCACGTGGAGTCGTTTTTATACGGGGAAAAGGAACCCCTCATCGACAAAAGCAGCGAAGCGGAGCGCCAGAAAAACCCGCAGGTGAAAATAGAAGTGAGCGGAAAATGA
- a CDS encoding type II toxin-antitoxin system RelE/ParE family toxin, whose amino-acid sequence MIRSFKCAYTEALAKGDRVKQFVNIAKVARRKLRQLEIAGRLDDLRVPPGNHLEALKGDRSGQYCIRINDQWRICFRWTDSGVENVEIVDYH is encoded by the coding sequence ATGATCAGATCGTTCAAATGTGCATACACGGAAGCGCTCGCAAAAGGCGATCGCGTCAAACAATTTGTGAACATTGCCAAGGTTGCACGGCGCAAGCTCAGACAGCTCGAGATTGCCGGTCGACTTGATGATCTGAGGGTGCCGCCCGGCAATCACCTTGAAGCGCTCAAGGGGGATCGTTCCGGCCAATACTGCATCCGTATCAACGATCAGTGGCGCATCTGCTTTCGTTGGACGGATTCAGGCGTGGAAAATGTGGAAATCGTTGATTACCACTAA
- the leuS gene encoding leucine--tRNA ligase, which yields MNYNFAELEAKWQRLWRENGTFRALAEGKRPKYYCLEMFPYPSGSGLHVGHLKNYVPTDAFCRFKSMQGFNVLHPMGWDAFGQPAENEAIRRGRNPRAMVPEYAATYRETLIKAGCSYDWEREINSSLPEYYKWTQWIFLLLLRKGLAYRATAPINWCPSCKTGLANEEVKDGRCWRCDTLVEKKPMPQWFFRITAYADRLLADLEKLNWSEGMKEMQRDWIGRSEGAEVDFAISGGDARIRVFTTRPDTLFGATFIVLAPEHPLVKAITAVEQRDEVDDYIRKAQGESEIDRLNAERAKTGVFTGAYAVNPVNGAKIPVWIADYVLMGYGTGAIMCVPGHDERDFAFANKFHLPVVQVVSRDGSTYDLQAAEPAEGIAVNSGPWSGLTTAAFKQAIGRWLEEKKIGRPTVNYRLRDWLISRQRYWGAPIPIVHCPACGEVPVPESELPVLLPEVENYQPTGTGESPLAAIPEFVRSRCPKCGGAARRETDTMGGYACSAWYFLRFADPNNEAAFASRSTLDYWLPVDVYTGGIEHARSHLLYARFWTKVLFDEGLLGFEEPFLTLRNQGSLLALTPGRRPRPPQQGPGVPQVAGSGNDEKIVDWIVLKHDEREQYPADQVIWRWARMSKSKGNVVTPDDITGRYGADSLRVYEMFVAPFEDNVQWSEEGIQGSHRFVARAWRWLQAALPLWQPDWRAALPATMTPDVRAVRRKLHQTVQKVGVQIESFQFNTALAAIMELLNSMYAYAPIEKEALAPPGADAAVVSELAETLILLLAPFAPHLGEEIWQQLGHEATVYRAPWPAFDPAVATSDSVTVMIQVNGKIKDKVSVVLDSAEEEVKAAALQSDKIKQLLAGRQIVKIIFVKNKMLSIVCKC from the coding sequence ATGAATTACAATTTTGCGGAATTGGAAGCGAAATGGCAGAGGCTCTGGCGGGAAAACGGGACCTTCCGGGCGCTCGCCGAGGGGAAAAGGCCGAAATACTACTGCCTGGAGATGTTCCCCTACCCCTCCGGCTCGGGCCTCCATGTCGGCCACCTCAAGAACTACGTGCCGACCGACGCCTTCTGCCGCTTCAAGAGCATGCAGGGCTTCAACGTGCTGCATCCGATGGGCTGGGACGCCTTCGGCCAGCCCGCCGAAAACGAGGCCATCCGCCGCGGCCGCAATCCGCGCGCGATGGTGCCCGAGTACGCAGCCACCTACCGCGAAACGCTGATCAAGGCCGGGTGTTCCTACGACTGGGAGCGCGAGATCAATTCCAGCCTCCCCGAGTACTACAAGTGGACGCAATGGATCTTCCTGCTGCTCCTGCGCAAAGGGCTGGCCTACCGGGCTACCGCCCCCATCAACTGGTGCCCGTCCTGCAAGACCGGCCTGGCCAACGAGGAGGTCAAGGACGGCCGCTGCTGGCGCTGCGACACCCTGGTCGAAAAGAAGCCGATGCCGCAGTGGTTCTTCCGCATCACCGCTTACGCCGACCGTCTGCTGGCCGACCTGGAGAAGCTGAACTGGTCCGAGGGGATGAAAGAGATGCAGCGCGACTGGATCGGCCGTAGCGAGGGGGCCGAGGTCGATTTCGCCATCAGCGGAGGGGATGCCCGCATCCGCGTCTTTACCACCCGGCCCGATACCCTGTTCGGCGCCACCTTCATCGTCCTGGCCCCGGAGCACCCGCTGGTGAAAGCGATCACCGCCGTGGAACAGCGCGACGAAGTAGACGATTACATCCGCAAGGCGCAAGGCGAATCGGAGATTGACCGCTTGAACGCCGAACGCGCGAAAACCGGCGTGTTCACCGGCGCTTACGCGGTCAACCCGGTCAACGGCGCCAAGATCCCGGTCTGGATTGCCGACTACGTCCTGATGGGCTACGGCACCGGCGCCATCATGTGCGTGCCGGGCCACGACGAGCGGGATTTCGCCTTCGCCAATAAATTCCACTTGCCGGTTGTGCAAGTGGTCAGCCGCGACGGTTCGACCTACGACCTCCAGGCCGCCGAGCCGGCCGAGGGGATCGCCGTCAACTCGGGGCCGTGGAGCGGGCTGACCACGGCCGCGTTCAAGCAGGCGATCGGCCGTTGGCTGGAGGAAAAGAAGATCGGCCGCCCGACGGTCAATTACCGGCTGCGCGACTGGCTGATCTCGCGCCAGCGCTACTGGGGGGCGCCGATCCCCATCGTCCATTGCCCGGCTTGCGGCGAGGTGCCCGTTCCGGAGTCGGAGCTGCCTGTGCTGCTGCCCGAGGTCGAGAACTACCAGCCCACCGGAACCGGCGAGTCGCCGCTGGCCGCCATCCCGGAGTTTGTGCGCAGCCGCTGCCCGAAGTGCGGCGGCGCCGCTCGGCGCGAGACCGACACCATGGGCGGCTACGCCTGCTCCGCCTGGTATTTCCTCCGCTTCGCCGACCCCAACAACGAGGCGGCCTTCGCCTCGCGCTCAACCCTCGACTACTGGCTGCCGGTAGACGTCTATACCGGAGGTATCGAGCACGCCCGCTCCCACCTGCTCTATGCCCGCTTCTGGACAAAGGTCCTGTTCGACGAGGGATTGCTGGGTTTCGAGGAGCCCTTCCTGACCCTGCGCAACCAGGGCTCGCTGCTGGCCCTGACCCCAGGCCGCCGGCCGCGGCCCCCACAACAGGGACCGGGAGTGCCCCAGGTGGCGGGCAGCGGCAACGACGAGAAGATCGTCGACTGGATCGTGCTCAAGCACGACGAGCGCGAGCAATACCCGGCCGACCAGGTCATCTGGCGCTGGGCGCGCATGTCCAAATCGAAGGGCAACGTGGTCACCCCGGACGACATCACCGGCCGCTACGGCGCCGATTCGCTGCGCGTGTACGAGATGTTCGTTGCTCCCTTCGAGGACAACGTCCAGTGGAGCGAGGAAGGCATCCAGGGCTCGCACCGCTTCGTCGCCCGCGCCTGGCGCTGGCTGCAGGCGGCGCTGCCGCTCTGGCAGCCGGACTGGCGCGCGGCCTTGCCGGCAACCATGACCCCGGACGTGCGCGCCGTGCGCCGCAAGCTCCACCAGACGGTGCAGAAGGTCGGGGTGCAGATCGAGTCCTTCCAGTTCAACACGGCCCTGGCCGCCATCATGGAGCTGCTCAACAGCATGTACGCCTATGCGCCGATCGAGAAGGAAGCGCTGGCGCCGCCAGGGGCGGACGCCGCCGTCGTTTCCGAGCTGGCCGAGACCCTGATCCTGCTGCTGGCCCCCTTCGCACCCCACCTGGGCGAGGAAATCTGGCAGCAGCTGGGCCACGAAGCGACCGTCTACCGCGCTCCCTGGCCGGCCTTCGACCCGGCCGTGGCGACCAGCGACAGCGTCACCGTCATGATCCAGGTCAACGGCAAGATCAAGGACAAGGTCAGCGTCGTGCTGGACAGCGCGGAGGAGGAGGTAAAGGCAGCCGCCCTGCAAAGCGACAAGATCAAGCAGCTGCTGGCTGGGCGCCAGATCGTAAAAATCATCTTTGTCAAGAACAAGATGCTGAGCATCGTCTGCAAATGTTAG
- the holA gene encoding DNA polymerase III subunit delta, which translates to MPETTFFNFINRVRGEKTSPPLLVLHGFNEYLGEHVIAEISRSFGQDKTEFNFKRYYFDSEEENSWEDILDEANSSSFFISAKKIITVAIRSEKKLALNSAAKEAIARYLQKPNPHATLIVYVSLDIGRDDYKQLKKGKLESLLKCFQSPQTIVIDLDKTPELEIKNYVKQYLKERKITITVGAMEKIQEIKGDDFISIIQQLPKLEAAAATSLSIDNEEVDELITGINSHSIWDLTEAIEREDASAYLDILKYLFINGIKPSFIIGTLISYYHKIYTAKFLMKHHFSIPDIGKVLQQPSFILNKFITLVRNFPDFKIQEVLKLIYRLDYESKTSGEDSARISLQNFIFQVKFLKK; encoded by the coding sequence ATGCCCGAAACCACTTTTTTCAATTTCATCAACCGCGTGCGCGGCGAGAAAACCTCCCCGCCCTTGCTTGTCCTTCACGGCTTCAACGAGTACCTGGGCGAGCACGTCATCGCCGAGATCAGCCGCTCCTTCGGCCAGGATAAAACCGAGTTCAATTTCAAGCGCTATTATTTCGACAGCGAAGAGGAAAACAGCTGGGAAGACATCCTGGACGAAGCCAACAGTTCGAGCTTTTTTATCAGCGCTAAAAAAATAATCACCGTGGCCATCCGCAGCGAAAAAAAACTGGCATTGAACTCCGCCGCCAAGGAAGCCATCGCCCGTTATCTGCAAAAACCCAATCCCCATGCCACCTTGATCGTCTATGTTTCCCTGGACATCGGCCGCGACGATTACAAGCAGTTGAAAAAAGGCAAGCTCGAAAGCCTGCTCAAATGCTTTCAATCGCCGCAAACCATTGTCATCGACCTGGACAAGACCCCCGAGCTGGAAATAAAAAACTACGTCAAGCAGTACCTGAAAGAACGCAAGATTACCATCACCGTCGGGGCCATGGAAAAAATCCAGGAGATCAAAGGCGACGATTTCATCTCGATCATCCAGCAGCTGCCCAAACTGGAGGCGGCCGCGGCCACCAGCCTGAGCATCGACAACGAGGAAGTCGACGAGCTGATCACCGGCATCAACTCCCATTCCATCTGGGATCTGACCGAAGCCATTGAAAGGGAGGACGCCAGCGCCTACCTGGATATTTTGAAGTACCTGTTCATCAACGGCATCAAGCCGAGCTTCATCATCGGCACCCTGATTTCCTATTATCACAAGATTTACACGGCCAAGTTCCTGATGAAGCACCATTTTTCGATTCCCGACATCGGCAAGGTGCTGCAGCAGCCTTCATTCATCCTGAACAAGTTCATCACCCTGGTCAGGAATTTTCCCGACTTCAAGATCCAGGAAGTGCTGAAGCTGATCTACCGCCTCGATTACGAATCCAAGACCAGCGGCGAGGACTCGGCCCGTATCTCCCTGCAGAATTTCATCTTCCAGGTGAAGTTTTTAAAAAAGTAA
- a CDS encoding restriction endonuclease — MNKKIKRINNWSPEKLKNLSYEDFIDTFVLAIEDRTNLKSGDLAIDNKIMKGAPPESINLCLKEAERRKIPLALVAERLVGRATAGKSFISNLMAPSNWRKFEIQAAKAIIKWVESDGIKLNRIDFDARIIGEITKSVRQVDLWLEAPNPRHTVAVECKDYESGLVSVEKVEAFHTKLKDIAANKGIYVTKNGYQRSAEATAEHYGIVLLTFDFVDKNKPPMDLNEKQRLELSLAQGNLWCLRHKESAWYFSET, encoded by the coding sequence ATGAATAAAAAGATTAAGAGAATTAACAATTGGAGTCCTGAAAAGCTAAAAAACTTATCTTATGAAGATTTTATAGATACTTTTGTTTTGGCTATTGAGGATAGAACCAATCTAAAAAGTGGGGACCTTGCGATTGATAATAAAATTATGAAGGGCGCTCCACCTGAATCGATCAATTTGTGCCTAAAAGAAGCGGAACGAAGAAAAATTCCCCTTGCATTAGTTGCAGAACGATTGGTAGGGAGAGCGACTGCTGGGAAATCATTCATTAGTAATTTGATGGCTCCCTCAAACTGGAGAAAATTTGAAATTCAAGCTGCCAAAGCAATAATAAAATGGGTAGAAAGCGATGGCATTAAATTAAATAGAATTGATTTTGATGCCCGGATTATTGGAGAAATAACAAAATCCGTTCGACAGGTTGATTTATGGTTGGAGGCGCCGAACCCCCGACACACTGTTGCTGTTGAATGCAAAGACTACGAATCGGGATTAGTTTCCGTGGAAAAAGTGGAAGCTTTTCATACAAAGTTAAAAGATATCGCTGCAAATAAAGGCATATATGTAACAAAAAATGGATACCAACGGTCTGCCGAAGCAACTGCGGAGCATTATGGTATTGTTTTATTAACGTTCGATTTTGTAGATAAAAATAAGCCACCAATGGATCTAAATGAAAAACAGAGGCTTGAGTTGAGTTTAGCTCAGGGAAATCTTTGGTGTTTGAGGCATAAGGAATCTGCATGGTATTTCAGTGAAACTTAA
- a CDS encoding LptE family protein, with amino-acid sequence MKRGPWLLLLVSLLNLHCGYHLAGRGRNLPAAARTVAIPAFVNETSNFGAERFISVALREEFLRRSRLRLCAAPEKADLLLEGRISAFETVPVAARRWEVRVSVHVRLIDLKKNELVYDGSGLSFREAYTDDEAPVGDKAALGNEVAKGDFFSLAAAARDKIAAKLAAGIVSSILDNF; translated from the coding sequence ATGAAACGCGGTCCATGGTTGCTACTGCTGGTTTCCCTGCTCAACCTGCACTGCGGCTACCACCTGGCGGGGCGGGGGCGGAACTTGCCGGCTGCGGCCCGGACCGTTGCCATCCCCGCCTTCGTGAATGAAACTTCGAACTTCGGCGCGGAACGGTTCATCAGCGTCGCGCTCAGGGAGGAATTCCTCAGGCGCAGCCGCCTGCGCCTGTGCGCGGCGCCGGAAAAGGCCGACCTGCTGCTGGAGGGGAGGATCAGCGCCTTCGAAACCGTTCCCGTCGCGGCCAGGCGCTGGGAAGTCCGCGTCAGCGTCCATGTCCGCCTGATCGACCTGAAAAAGAACGAGCTGGTCTACGATGGGAGCGGGCTTTCCTTCCGTGAAGCGTACACAGACGACGAAGCCCCCGTAGGGGACAAAGCCGCCTTGGGGAACGAAGTCGCCAAAGGCGATTTTTTCTCACTGGCGGCAGCCGCCCGGGACAAGATCGCGGCGAAACTTGCCGCCGGCATCGTTTCTTCCATCCTGGATAATTTTTAA
- a CDS encoding HigA family addiction module antitoxin, translating into MSKLEPVTPGEILLEEFLKPMGLSQYRLAKEIGVPAQRISEIVAGKRSITADTDLRLCRFFGLSNGYWLRAQAAHDMEVAERTLSSSLKKIKPWSTYAAQPGAPSTARPSHG; encoded by the coding sequence ATGAGCAAACTCGAACCTGTCACTCCCGGAGAGATCCTCCTGGAAGAGTTCCTGAAACCCATGGGTCTCAGTCAATATCGCCTGGCCAAGGAAATTGGCGTTCCCGCTCAGCGGATAAGCGAGATTGTCGCCGGCAAGCGTTCGATCACGGCGGATACCGATTTGCGGTTGTGCCGCTTCTTCGGCCTGTCCAACGGCTACTGGCTGCGCGCCCAGGCCGCCCACGATATGGAAGTTGCGGAGCGCACTCTTAGTTCATCATTAAAAAAGATCAAACCTTGGTCCACATATGCCGCTCAACCAGGTGCTCCATCTACTGCCCGTCCCTCACACGGTTGA
- a CDS encoding YIP1 family protein: MKEFLEICRGIIDNPGPTIGRVMDKKRWLGAFALILLTMAIVTYVTYPITKAEGAKFIRDSEMADKLSEDQLASLDQFTPGQRLFGALTQLPLAALTLLLAAFFVYLLFKVAGAAGDFSHYFSAVAHASLLDMFLGGVVRAVLVAIQKTMFVHTGLTILFPALDFRSLSYLVLAQFDFFSLWYLLALALGIAHFTKISVKRSIATVVFYFLFKSLVFVSFSHFSMKLLGM; this comes from the coding sequence ATGAAAGAATTTTTGGAAATCTGCAGGGGAATCATTGATAATCCCGGCCCAACCATCGGCCGGGTCATGGATAAGAAGCGCTGGCTGGGTGCGTTCGCCCTCATCCTGCTGACCATGGCCATCGTCACCTATGTGACCTATCCTATCACCAAGGCGGAAGGGGCGAAATTCATCCGTGATTCGGAAATGGCCGACAAGTTGAGCGAAGATCAGCTGGCCAGCCTGGATCAATTCACTCCCGGCCAGCGCCTCTTCGGAGCGCTGACCCAGCTGCCCCTGGCGGCTCTTACGCTGCTGCTGGCGGCTTTTTTCGTTTATCTGCTTTTCAAGGTGGCCGGTGCCGCCGGCGATTTCAGCCATTATTTTTCCGCGGTCGCGCACGCGTCGCTGCTGGATATGTTCCTAGGCGGGGTCGTGAGAGCCGTCTTGGTCGCGATTCAGAAAACCATGTTCGTGCATACCGGCCTGACCATTTTATTTCCCGCCTTGGACTTCCGGAGCCTATCCTACCTCGTGCTCGCCCAGTTTGATTTTTTCTCGCTCTGGTATCTTCTGGCCCTGGCTCTGGGCATTGCCCATTTCACCAAGATCAGCGTGAAGAGGAGTATCGCCACCGTTGTATTCTATTTTCTCTTTAAAAGCCTTGTTTTCGTCTCTTTTTCCCATTTCAGCATGAAATTGCTTGGCATGTGA